Proteins co-encoded in one Elusimicrobiota bacterium genomic window:
- a CDS encoding tetratricopeptide repeat protein, with translation MIGILLSALLGSSAAAAPVPADPVEKFWSLHDSGKTAEAFYFLRAKLKRHPEDPALHRAYQITCVNTGQLEALAAEYETFFSSNPTDLNAYFLANAQPSVRESRAVIERARRAGVKGPYLDWASASFQAYDLLSAGKPEAAATKLKASEGARLDPFLWELSIAQTWLQRGGPAAATEHVARARAAQPRDIRGLEAEAWLRLIAGDVMGYGRTLDEAGKLGDGNFAFLHDARAYEHLLYGDLDKMRAENEATLASPAGWTNDACYRISALSGTGRGEEASSLAQSEYAADPAQTCAVPALVGALLREGRPEDALAFAEKASARNPLDLSVLSALSVAQGARGRYLDMAATGRKALRQAPKHPSLLTAVGAAYAGNKQCDLAERYFMKAFNVTNNLPELNREYGGCRLERRDFEGALDHFSRLRRSGAEPRQAWWGLARAYEGTGRLDRAVAAMEKALSLDQDPVFKAKDKADLARLRLDADGLDRHFSADGAAVKRRLKRVPALAERRVAAFAQGGAEWLGVPWEDKPIARSEDGEQRGEGQKWSPDGRRVFYILPDGVVSLDLLSGTTSYVVRHPHQFRDKRPGLRRAVVGVLVSKDGRRLYALSSRYDGRRSLDDTVESIDLATGKEAPLRGGAEKAVRDSADGAAFGSVGRIVLSLPGEPSDPPETVCGSSSDVSPDGRVVCVAEGSETAGADDDALAIYDPKTRKKEYLGAAGSFPVWSPDGRKVAYLWRERELRVYDADKRKIEALDSGFSPDFVNPDGLMWARKRPQWTPDSRFIMYTLGSVREGERDHPGIPMTLIADLGRAEVWASDGSYFDFVWSPSTAPYASPR, from the coding sequence CGCGCCAAGCTCAAACGGCACCCCGAGGACCCCGCTCTTCACCGCGCCTACCAGATCACCTGCGTCAACACCGGCCAGCTCGAGGCTCTGGCGGCCGAATACGAGACCTTCTTCAGCTCGAACCCGACCGACCTCAACGCTTATTTCCTTGCGAACGCTCAGCCGAGCGTCCGGGAGTCGAGAGCCGTGATCGAACGGGCGAGGCGCGCCGGGGTCAAGGGACCGTACCTGGATTGGGCGAGCGCGAGCTTCCAGGCCTACGACCTGCTCTCCGCCGGCAAGCCCGAGGCCGCCGCGACGAAGCTCAAAGCCTCCGAGGGCGCCCGTTTGGACCCGTTCCTGTGGGAGCTCTCGATCGCCCAGACCTGGCTCCAGCGCGGCGGGCCCGCCGCAGCGACGGAGCACGTCGCCCGGGCGCGCGCCGCCCAGCCTCGGGACATCCGCGGTCTCGAGGCCGAGGCGTGGCTGCGTCTGATCGCGGGGGACGTGATGGGTTACGGCCGGACGCTGGACGAAGCGGGAAAGCTCGGCGACGGGAATTTCGCTTTCCTTCACGACGCCCGCGCCTACGAGCACCTGCTGTACGGGGACTTGGATAAGATGCGAGCGGAGAACGAGGCGACTCTCGCCTCTCCGGCCGGGTGGACGAACGACGCCTGCTACCGGATTTCGGCATTGTCGGGGACGGGACGAGGCGAGGAAGCGTCGAGCCTGGCTCAGAGCGAGTACGCGGCCGATCCCGCCCAGACTTGCGCGGTCCCGGCGCTCGTCGGCGCGCTCCTCAGGGAGGGCCGCCCGGAGGACGCCCTGGCCTTCGCCGAGAAAGCCAGCGCCCGCAACCCTCTCGACCTCAGCGTGCTTTCCGCTCTGTCGGTCGCGCAGGGGGCCCGCGGCCGGTATCTCGACATGGCCGCGACCGGGAGGAAGGCGCTTCGTCAAGCGCCGAAGCACCCGTCTTTGCTCACCGCCGTGGGGGCGGCTTACGCCGGCAACAAGCAGTGCGACCTGGCCGAGAGATACTTCATGAAGGCGTTCAACGTCACAAACAATCTGCCCGAGCTCAATCGGGAATACGGCGGCTGCCGTCTCGAGCGGCGCGACTTCGAAGGGGCCCTCGATCATTTCTCCCGCCTGCGCCGCAGCGGCGCGGAGCCGCGCCAGGCGTGGTGGGGCCTCGCGCGCGCGTATGAGGGCACGGGGCGGCTCGACCGGGCCGTCGCGGCGATGGAGAAGGCGCTCTCCTTGGACCAGGATCCCGTCTTCAAGGCGAAGGACAAGGCGGACCTCGCGCGCCTGCGGCTCGACGCGGACGGCCTCGACCGGCACTTCTCCGCCGACGGGGCCGCGGTCAAGCGCCGTCTCAAGCGCGTGCCCGCGCTGGCCGAGCGCCGCGTGGCCGCCTTCGCGCAAGGAGGCGCCGAATGGCTCGGAGTGCCTTGGGAGGATAAGCCCATCGCGCGCTCCGAGGACGGCGAGCAGCGCGGCGAAGGGCAGAAATGGTCGCCGGACGGCCGTCGCGTCTTCTACATCCTCCCCGACGGCGTGGTGTCCTTGGATCTGTTGAGCGGGACGACCTCTTATGTCGTGCGGCATCCGCATCAATTCAGGGACAAGCGCCCCGGCCTCCGCCGGGCGGTGGTGGGGGTGCTCGTGTCCAAGGATGGGCGCCGCTTGTACGCGCTCTCCAGCCGTTACGACGGCCGGCGGTCGCTGGATGACACGGTCGAATCGATCGACCTCGCGACCGGGAAGGAGGCTCCTCTGCGGGGCGGCGCGGAAAAAGCGGTGAGGGATTCCGCCGATGGGGCCGCGTTCGGCTCCGTCGGACGCATCGTGCTCTCGCTCCCCGGCGAGCCCTCCGACCCTCCCGAGACGGTTTGCGGCTCTTCCTCGGACGTCTCTCCGGACGGCCGGGTCGTCTGCGTCGCCGAGGGGAGCGAGACCGCCGGGGCCGACGACGATGCGCTCGCGATCTACGACCCGAAGACGCGCAAGAAGGAGTATCTGGGAGCCGCGGGTTCGTTCCCGGTGTGGTCGCCGGACGGACGCAAGGTCGCCTATCTCTGGCGCGAACGCGAATTGCGGGTCTACGACGCGGACAAGAGGAAGATCGAGGCGTTGGATTCGGGCTTCTCTCCCGATTTCGTGAACCCGGACGGGCTGATGTGGGCCCGGAAAAGGCCGCAGTGGACGCCGGACTCGCGCTTCATCATGTACACGCTCGGCTCGGTGCGCGAGGGGGAGCGCGACCATCCGGGCATCCCCATGACCTTGATCGCCGACCTGGGGCGAGCCGAGGTCTGGGCGAGCGACGGGAGCTACTTCGATTTCGTCTGGTCCCCATCCACCGCGCCGTACGCCTCGCCGAGGTGA
- the hemH gene encoding ferrochelatase, with protein MTADAVLIVSFGGPDKPEDVMPFLETVTRGRGIPRERLAGVAEHYEHIGGRSPINEITRRQASALRGVLAKAGDRRPVYLGQRNWHPFLEETLARMRDDGVRRATAFITAAYRSEASLERYVAAVEAARAKVGADAPVVDFVGPWFDHPSFIDAIAARVREKGFPAGAEWVFTAHSIPCVMAKGSAYVQELRETASLVAARLGLEKWRLAYTSRSGDPRSAWLEPDVSRVIADAAALGVRDMVLIPIGFVADHVEVLYDLDVEAKAAADAAGVRLHRCETVGDHPSFIAMIADLVRPGAPAGGELAVSSASTRFRDGRTAAKAGEESSVCYCFPGESDPPCRRPPPPAGRRPQA; from the coding sequence ATGACGGCGGACGCGGTCCTCATCGTCTCCTTCGGCGGACCCGACAAGCCCGAGGACGTCATGCCCTTCCTCGAGACCGTGACCCGCGGCCGCGGCATACCGCGCGAGCGCCTGGCCGGCGTGGCCGAGCACTACGAGCATATCGGAGGCCGCTCCCCGATCAACGAGATCACCCGCCGCCAGGCTTCGGCGCTGCGCGGCGTCCTCGCGAAGGCGGGAGACCGCCGGCCGGTCTATCTCGGCCAGCGCAACTGGCATCCGTTCCTCGAGGAGACCCTCGCGAGGATGCGCGACGACGGCGTGCGCCGCGCGACCGCCTTCATCACGGCGGCCTACCGCTCCGAGGCCAGCCTCGAGCGCTACGTCGCGGCCGTCGAGGCCGCGCGCGCGAAGGTCGGCGCCGACGCGCCCGTCGTCGACTTCGTCGGTCCCTGGTTCGACCATCCCTCCTTCATCGACGCGATCGCCGCCCGGGTCCGCGAGAAGGGATTCCCCGCCGGCGCGGAGTGGGTGTTCACCGCGCACTCGATCCCGTGCGTCATGGCGAAGGGATCCGCTTATGTTCAGGAGCTCCGCGAGACGGCGTCGCTCGTCGCCGCGAGGCTCGGCCTCGAGAAATGGCGCCTGGCCTACACGAGCCGCAGCGGCGACCCGCGCTCGGCGTGGCTCGAGCCGGACGTCTCCCGGGTGATCGCCGACGCCGCCGCGCTCGGCGTGCGCGACATGGTCCTGATCCCGATCGGCTTCGTCGCCGACCACGTCGAGGTGCTCTACGACCTCGACGTCGAGGCGAAGGCCGCGGCCGACGCCGCCGGCGTGCGCCTGCACCGCTGCGAGACGGTCGGGGACCATCCGTCGTTCATCGCGATGATCGCCGACCTCGTCCGTCCGGGCGCGCCGGCCGGCGGGGAGCTCGCCGTGAGCTCCGCGTCCACGCGCTTCCGCGACGGGCGGACCGCGGCGAAGGCGGGCGAAGAGTCCTCCGTCTGCTACTGCTTCCCGGGCGAGTCCGATCCGCCGTGCCGCCGTCCGCCTCCGCCCGCTGGGCGTCGCCCTCAGGCCTGA
- a CDS encoding thioesterase, whose translation MKPGLRVGITVDLPARVERHMKPHLEGLVRHPLYATWAMVYHMETAARMLLAPYLDADEEAVGGAVLVKHLRPARIGAPLHVFAKLVKIKGPRVFARTEVHSRGRKIGEGSVLQIVMTRARFAKLIQEAR comes from the coding sequence ATGAAGCCGGGCTTGCGCGTCGGCATCACGGTGGACCTTCCGGCCCGCGTCGAGCGGCACATGAAGCCGCATCTCGAGGGTCTCGTGCGCCACCCGCTGTACGCGACGTGGGCCATGGTCTACCACATGGAGACCGCCGCGCGCATGCTGCTGGCGCCCTACCTCGACGCCGACGAGGAGGCGGTGGGCGGCGCGGTGCTGGTCAAGCACCTGCGCCCGGCCCGCATCGGCGCGCCGCTTCACGTCTTCGCCAAGCTGGTCAAGATCAAGGGCCCGCGCGTCTTCGCGCGCACCGAGGTCCACAGCCGCGGCCGCAAGATCGGCGAAGGCTCGGTGCTGCAGATCGTCATGACCCGGGCCCGCTTCGCCAAGCTCATCCAGGAGGCGCGCTGA
- a CDS encoding thiolase family protein, protein MGSREVVAVAAVRSAVGRLGGGLSSVRPDDLAGHVIAALLKKVPGLDPAEIADVYLGCANQAGEDNRNVARMAALLSGLPFSVPGATVNRLCASGLEAINSAARAILAGEGDVYVAGGVESMSRAPYSLPKAEAGYAFGNLTAYDTALGWRYPNKRLAELFPLESMGETADNVAVKYKVSRGDQDAYALESHRRAAKARDAVFSEEIVPIPVPQKKGPPVDYVRDETVREDATLEKLAMLKPVFKKDGSVTAGNSSTLNDGASAMLLMERKKADALGLAPFARWAGSASAGVEPSFMGIGPVAAINRLTSRIGWKAGDVDLVEINEAFAAQALACQRELSIDGGRFNVNGGGIALGHPLGSSGCRISVTLLHEMRRRKAKRGLAALCIGVGQGLATAWEAL, encoded by the coding sequence ATGGGATCTCGTGAGGTCGTCGCCGTCGCCGCAGTCCGCTCCGCCGTCGGCCGCCTCGGAGGGGGGCTGTCGTCCGTGCGCCCCGACGACTTGGCCGGACATGTGATCGCCGCCCTGCTCAAGAAGGTCCCGGGCCTGGACCCGGCGGAGATCGCCGACGTCTACCTCGGCTGCGCCAACCAGGCCGGCGAGGACAACCGCAACGTCGCGCGCATGGCCGCGCTCTTGTCGGGCCTGCCGTTCTCGGTCCCGGGCGCCACGGTCAACCGCCTGTGCGCCTCGGGCCTCGAGGCGATCAACTCCGCCGCGCGCGCGATCCTCGCCGGCGAGGGCGACGTCTACGTCGCCGGCGGCGTCGAGAGCATGAGCCGCGCGCCCTACTCCCTGCCCAAGGCCGAGGCGGGCTACGCCTTCGGCAACCTGACCGCCTACGACACGGCCCTCGGCTGGCGCTACCCGAACAAGCGCCTGGCCGAGCTGTTCCCCCTTGAGAGCATGGGCGAGACGGCGGACAACGTCGCGGTGAAATACAAGGTTTCTCGCGGTGATCAGGACGCGTATGCGCTCGAAAGCCACCGCCGCGCCGCCAAGGCTCGCGACGCGGTGTTCTCCGAGGAGATCGTTCCCATCCCGGTGCCGCAGAAGAAGGGGCCGCCCGTCGACTACGTCCGGGACGAGACCGTGCGCGAGGACGCGACCCTCGAAAAATTGGCCATGCTCAAGCCGGTCTTCAAGAAGGACGGGTCCGTGACGGCGGGCAATAGCTCGACGCTGAACGACGGCGCCTCCGCGATGCTTCTGATGGAACGCAAGAAGGCCGACGCGCTCGGCCTCGCGCCGTTCGCGCGCTGGGCCGGCTCCGCGTCCGCGGGCGTCGAGCCCTCGTTCATGGGCATCGGTCCCGTGGCCGCCATCAACAGATTGACGTCGAGGATCGGCTGGAAGGCCGGGGATGTCGATCTCGTGGAGATCAACGAAGCGTTCGCGGCGCAGGCGCTCGCGTGTCAGCGGGAGCTCTCGATCGACGGCGGAAGATTCAACGTCAACGGCGGCGGGATCGCCCTCGGGCACCCTCTCGGCTCGTCCGGCTGCCGGATCAGCGTGACCTTGCTCCACGAGATGCGGCGCCGGAAGGCGAAGCGCGGCCTGGCCGCGCTGTGCATAGGCGTCGGCCAGGGTCTCGCGACGGCCTGGGAAGCGCTCTAG
- a CDS encoding response regulator transcription factor, protein MLVLSRDGAWLSRLELLAERGGWPFEARAALPAPSRTPPPERALAVLDRGLAGPAPAKAVSVLRSLYPGVAIVLAFDASEMDHDAVTAAVSCGADEVVGKAWTDDNLSSRLAVLRDRSLFSQTRLSADGALRAERRAHRVHVKARGRWKELVLDAGGFALLWRLLEREGVAVSRAELGESLAAAAGRELEAGTVARRLGALKKALAAWSGDIEIARGGLYRIVSAPRRAR, encoded by the coding sequence ATGCTCGTGCTGTCGCGCGACGGAGCGTGGCTTTCCCGCCTCGAGCTCCTCGCCGAACGCGGAGGCTGGCCGTTCGAGGCGCGCGCGGCGCTTCCCGCCCCGAGCCGCACGCCGCCGCCGGAGCGCGCGCTGGCCGTCCTCGACCGCGGTCTCGCGGGTCCGGCTCCCGCCAAGGCCGTCTCGGTCCTGCGCTCGCTCTATCCGGGCGTCGCGATCGTCCTGGCCTTCGACGCGAGCGAGATGGACCACGACGCGGTGACCGCCGCCGTGTCCTGCGGCGCCGACGAGGTGGTGGGGAAGGCCTGGACCGACGACAACCTGTCGTCGCGGCTGGCGGTGCTGCGCGACCGCTCGCTGTTCTCCCAGACGCGCCTCAGCGCCGACGGCGCGCTCAGGGCGGAGCGCCGCGCGCATCGCGTCCACGTCAAGGCGCGGGGGCGGTGGAAGGAGCTCGTTCTCGACGCGGGCGGCTTCGCGCTGCTGTGGCGCCTGCTCGAGCGCGAGGGCGTGGCCGTGTCGCGCGCGGAGCTGGGCGAATCGCTCGCCGCGGCGGCCGGCCGCGAGCTCGAGGCGGGGACCGTGGCGCGCCGCCTCGGCGCCCTCAAGAAGGCGCTCGCCGCCTGGTCGGGCGACATCGAGATCGCACGCGGCGGCCTTTACCGGATCGTGTCCGCGCCGCGGCGGGCAAGATGA
- a CDS encoding acyl-CoA thioesterase produces the protein MEGYKLVSEVPVRFSDTDGLGHVNNANYLSFLEVSRIDYLHKVLGCVNIAEFGVIIARVEIDYKSPVLHHEKLLVGCRVSEIGGASIKMEYRLEDKATGRLVAEAKSVMVSFDYGLGRPTRVSDDWRKKMEDFDGIS, from the coding sequence ATGGAAGGCTACAAGCTCGTCAGCGAGGTCCCCGTGCGCTTCTCCGACACGGACGGCCTCGGACACGTGAACAACGCCAATTACCTGAGCTTCCTCGAGGTGTCGCGCATCGACTACCTGCACAAGGTCCTCGGCTGCGTGAACATCGCCGAGTTCGGCGTGATCATCGCCCGCGTCGAGATCGATTACAAGAGCCCCGTCCTTCACCACGAGAAGCTGCTCGTCGGCTGCCGCGTCTCGGAGATCGGCGGCGCCAGCATCAAGATGGAGTACCGCCTCGAGGACAAGGCCACCGGCCGGCTCGTCGCGGAGGCGAAGTCGGTGATGGTCTCGTTCGACTACGGTCTCGGCCGCCCGACCCGTGTGAGCGACGATTGGCGCAAGAAGATGGAGGATTTCGATGGGATCTCGTGA